TCAAGTTCTCTTTCTTATTTGAGAGAACATTGCTACATTCCAATATTCAATAACTTATATTATTTAATCGGGAGCTAACTATGGCTTGGAACGAACCGGGAAAAGATGATAAAGACCCGTGGAACAACAGTGGAAAGAAAAAAGATCAAGGTCCACCTGATCTGGATGTTATTTTTCAAAAGCTGAGTGACACTATCGGCTCTTTATTTGGTAAAAAACCAAATTCAAACAAAAATGGCAAAAGCAACCATAGTAAATTAGCCGTGATGGTTATTATTAGTGTGCTTGCTATCATCTGGTTTTTCAGTGGCTGGTATACAATCAAAGAATCAGATCGTGGTGTTGTACTACGTTTTGGCGCTTACAATGGACAGGTTGAACCCGGCTTACATTGGCATCCAAAATTCATTGATAAGATCATTCCTATTAATGTTAAAGCGTTTCGCACAATGCCCACCAGTGGTTTTATGCTTACGGAAGATGAAAATGTGGTTAAAGTTTCCATGGAAGTTCAATACCGCATTATCGCCCCAGAAAAGTATCTATTTAGCGTAACCAATGCAGATAATAGTTTGCTACAAGCATTAGACAGTTCACTGCGTTTTGTGGTTGGTCATTCAACAATGGATGATGTATTAACGACAGGTCGTGAAGTGGTGCGTCAAGAAGCATGGGAAATGCTTGATAAAATCATTGAGCCTTATAATTTAGGCATTGAAGTGGTTGATGTGAATTTACAACAAACGCGTCCGCCTGAAGAAGTAAAAGCCGCCTTTGATGATGCGATTTCAGCGCAAGAAGATGAAGAACGTTTTGTACGTGAAGCAGAAGCGTATCAGCGTGCTAAAGAGCCTCTTGCTCGTGGTCAAGTTAAACGTATAGAGCAACAAGCACAAGCTTATACAGAAGGTGTTGTCTTAAAAGCACAAGGTGAAGTGGCAAGGTTTAATAAACTTTTACCTGCGTACCAAAGTGCACCAGAGATCACGCGTCAACGTATTTATATCGAAACGATGGAAACAGTATTAAGTAATACATCAAAAGTATTAATTGATAATAAGTCGGGATCTAATATGACATTTTTACCGCTTGATAAACTGATGAATCATAGTGGCTCGGTAAGAAAGTCTTCAAAGTCACCGATATCAGATCTTGATGCGCGTGTTTTAAAAGAAGCACAAGATGTAGCATTAGATCGCGCGAGTGTCAGTGACCGACTTTCTCGTAGTACACGCACAACGGGGAGAAGTTACTAATGAATAAAATATTAATTCTTATTGTTGCTTTATTATTGGGATTGTTCAGCAGTACCTTTATTGTCAATGAAGGCGAAAATGGTATTGTTTTACAATTTAGTAAAGTAAAACGTGATAGCGACGGTAAACCTGTCGTTTACCCACCGGGTCTACATTTTAAAGTGCCTTTCATTGACACCGTTAGGGTGATGGATGCACGTATCCAAACGTTAGATGATCAACCAGATCGCTTTGTTACCTCTGAGAAAAAAGATTTAATTATCGATTCTTATGTAAAATGGAAAATTGATGATTTATCGGTTTATTATCTGGCAACGGGTGGTAATAAAATGCAAGCTGAAGCGTTATTGAAACGTAAAATTAATAATGGATTGCGTAGTGAAATAGGCTCGCATAGCATTAAAGATATTGTTTCAGGTAAACGTGGCCAATTAATGGAAACGGCACTTAAACGGATGGCAAGATCATCTGAGTTGGGTATTAAAGTTGTTGATGTACGTATCAAGAAAATTAATTTACCGGATGAAGTCAGCATTAGTATCTATAAACGGATGCGCGCTGAACGTGAAGCGGTAGCGAAAGAGCATCGTTCACAAGGCCAAGAAAAATCTGAGGTCATTCGTGCAAACATTGATCGTAAAGTGTCTATTATGCTTGCAAAAGCAAACAAAAAAGCACTAGAAGTCCGTGGTGTCGGTGATGCGACGGCTTCGAAGATTTATTCTGATTCCTATTCTCAAGATCCTAAATTCTTTGCTTTCTTACGTAGTATGAGCGCGTATGAAAAAAGTTTTTCTGATAAAAATGATGTGATGATTTTAAGTCCTGATTCTGAATTCTTTAAGTTTATGAAAACAAAGGGTTAAGTTTCAAGTAAATCAAAAAAAGGCGGGTGACCGCCTTTTTTTATGATTAAAATTTGAACATATAGCAAATTTGAGCATAAAGCGATTGATCAATACAATCAATGTTTGCTAAAATCTTATCTCAATTCGCTAGAGAAAATGTGATTCTGATGGGAAAAAACGTAGTAATTCTTGGCACTCAATGGGGTGACGAAGGTAAAGGTAAGGTTGTAGACTTACTAACAGATAAAGCGCAATGGGTTGTTCGCTATCAAGGTGGACATAACGCAGGGCATACATTAGTTATTGACGGACAAAAAACAGTTTTACATTTGATCCCATCGGGTATCTTACGTGAAAATGTTAAGTGTGTGATCGGTAATGGTGTGGTGCTTGCTCCAGATGCATTATTTAATGAAATGAACATGCTTGCTGAGCGTGGCGTTCCGGCTAAAGATAGACTCTTTATCAGTGAAGGCTGTCCGCTTATTCTTCCTTACCATGCCGCATTGGATATGGCTCGTGAAAAAGCACGAGGCAGTAAAGCCATCGGTACGACAGGTCGTGGTATCGGTCCTGCTTATGAAGATAAAGTAGCGCGTCGTGGTTTACGTATTGACGATCTGTTTAATATGGACACTTTTGCTGTGAAACTAAAAGAAGTCATGGAATACCATAACTTCCAATTAGAAAACTATTATCATGTTGAGCCAATAAGCTATACCGATGTGCTTGCACAAATGACGGAAATGGCGCCATTACTGATAAGTATGGTTATCGACGTTACTGACGAATTAGATAAAGCACGTCGACGTGGCGACAATATCTTATTTGAAGGTGCACAAGGTACGTTACTTGACATTGATCATGGTACTTATCCTTATGTGACCTCGTCGAATACAACGGCCGGTGGTGTTGCAACAGGTAGTGGCTTTGGTCCTACTCACCTTAACTATGTATTAGGTATTGTTAAAGCATATACAACACGTGTAGGTGCAGGTCCGTTCCCAACTGAATTATATGATGGTGTTGATAAACTTGATGAAGTGGGTAAACACTTAGGTACTGTTGGTCATGAATTTGGCGCGACAACAGGGCGTTTACGTCGTACGGGTTGGTTTGATGCAGTTGCTATTAAACGCGCAGTACAATTAAACGGTATTACTGGTTTTTGTCTTACAAAACTTGATGTTTTAGATGGTTTGAAAGAGATTAAAATTTGTACTGGTTACCGTATGCCTAATGGTAAAGTGGTTGATGTGCCGCCGATGTCTGCTGAAGGTTATGAGAGCGCAGTGCCTTTATATGAAAGTATGCCAGGTTGGGATGGGATCTCTTTTGGTGTTACTAGTTTTGATGCACTACCTGAAAATGCAAAAGCATATATTAAACGTTTAGAAGAATTAACAGGCGTGCCAATGGATATTATTTCTACGGGGCCTGATCGTCACGAAACGATGATCCGCGTTAATCCATTTTCTTAATATAAGTCATGTTTTGTTATATGTTTATTAATTAAATTGTATATCAAGACATATAAAAAACCTTAGCATTGTATATGCTAAGGTTTTTTTATGCCTTTTTTTCAGATTCTAAATATGTGATGTGCTAAAGCATAATACCAGCGTGTTTTTTATTTCTACATTCTCTTCTTAATATTTAATTTTACCCACAAAATAAAAAAACCTTGCTTTTCCTTTTGTTTTCTTCAATTTCTTTCTTTGTGATCGCTTTGGTTGTTAACTTGGTTTCACTGGCTTACACTTTGTCTTTAAATTACTACACTTAATTTTTGTGTGGTTAACGCAGTGTGATTTTACTTTTGCATATATTAAGGAAAAATTTATGTCCATTACTCGCAGGGGCTTACTCAAAGGGATGTTGGCAAGTGGCGCTGTCGCAGCGACCGGTTTAACTACCGGTTGTGCTACGTCATTAGCATCTACAAAAGTAGGTTCGTCGTTTTTAAATAATAATAAAAAACCGAATCTATTAATTATATTCCCAGATGAAATGCGCGCGCAGGCGTTAGGGTTTATGAAGCAAGATCCATCGCATACTCCCAATATTAATAAATTTTCTAAGCAAGGTGTGATATTAAAACAAGCGGTTTCTAACTTTCCTTTGTGTACACCTTTCCGTGGCATGCTAATGACAGGGCAATATCCATATCGTAATGGGCTACAAGGTAATAGCCATGCTCCGACGCCTGGAAAATTTGCGGGTAGTGATTTTGGTATCGAGTTAAAAGCCAATGCATTAACTTGGTCAGATATTTTAAAAGAGCAGGATTATAGTTTAGGTTATATTGGTAAATGGCATTTAGATGTTCCTAAAGCGCCGTTCGTACCGAGTTACAACAATCCGATGGAAGGGCGTTATTGGAATGATTGGACGCCACCAGAGCGTCGCCATGGATTTGATTTTTGGTATTCATACGGCACACATGATAAGCATTTAAATCCAATGTATTGGACTAATGAAACACCAAGGGATAAGCCATTGCATATTAATCAATGGAGTCCTGAGCATGAAGCAGATATCGCCATAAAATATTTACGCAATGAAGATGGTAAGTACCGAGACAGTAATAAACCCTTTAGTCTTGTTGTTTCTATGAATCCTCCGCATTCACCTTATGATCAAGTGCCTCAAAAATATTTGGATAAATATAAAGGGCAAACATCAGAGAGTTTAAATACAAGACCAAATGTAAAATGGGATAAAGATTATACTCCCGGCTATGGCCCAAAATATTTCAAAGAATATATGGCAATGATCCATGGTGTTGATGATCAATTTGGACGCATTGTTGATGAATTAGATCGTTTAAAACTAACGGAAGATACTTTGGTTGTCTTTTTCTCTGATCATGGCTGTTGTATGGGATCAAATGGTAAACCTACCAAAAATGTGCATTACGAAGAATCAATGCGTATTCCAATGATATTTCGCTGGCCGGGTACATTAAGCGCGGGTAGTAGTGATATCTTATTTTCAGCACCCGATATTTATCCGACGATATTAGGTCTGATGGGGATGCAAGATTTGATCCCAGATACAGTGGAAGGGACTAACTTTGCTAATACGGTAAAAGGGATGCAAGGTGATAAACATCCTACGTCACAATTTTATACCTTTATGCCTTATGGCGCGCAATCTTATGGGCGCAGAGGTGTGCGTACAGATCGATATACTTTAGTGATTGATCGGAAAATTGGTAAAGCATTGAGTTTTGTATTACATGATAATCAAAATGATCCTTATCAAATGAAAAATATAGCGAGTGATAACGAAACGTTGGTAAAAAAACTCATAGAAGAAGAGTTAATGCCTTGGTTAGAAAATACGGGAGATCCATGGCGTCCAACGGAAGTGGTCGAGACGGTCCTAAACGCATATACATAAGCTTTTAAAGTTTATGTTTAAGAGAGTCGCCCGCCTAGACAAATAAACATGTTGTTTGACACATTTTTATTTTTATAGGCGGGCTTTATTTTTTCGTTAAACCTACATATCTTTTTTTTGTCTAAAGAATCAAACTATTATCCTGATATTTACTGAATAAAACACACTAGATTATCACGCCTTGCCTTTATGTTTGTGGTTATTAATTGATGTTTTAATTGTATTTTAGGATGCTAAAATTAACAAGGCCTCATGTTGACTTCGATTCGGTCCACGCGCTTTTCTCCCTTATTTTTATAATAATACACTATGTATAGAAGCGGGAATGCTATTGCTTAGAAAAGCGTATTCATGTTTTTATTGGTGATCATTACGTTGAATTATTCATCTTCGATTATATTATTTTCACGGAAAAAAATATAAATTAAATAACATATATTATTTTTCGGTATCGTTTATGATATAAAACAAAACATTTTTTAAAGTGTGGTTTTTCGTTCTTTTGGAAGTTTTTTTTTGTAACCTGTTAATTTTTAATGGCATTTTATTGACACTATAAATATTTAACTCTATATTTTGATTTCGATATAAGGCGCTTTACTTCTTATGTGCGGATTTTGTCGTGTAGTAGGTGCTTTAAATTTTAAAAAAGCAAATACATGGCGCACAGAAAACACATTAAAATCAAAGCTGTCTTGTAATTTAATGATGGCATATTACTGCACGTTATAAAGTAAAGTTAAATAAAAAAACGTTATGATAACCTTTGATAGTTTTCATTTTTAGTGAAAATTGAAGTGACACTTAAAATGCATTAGTCAGAAGCATTTAGTTAAAACATTTCAGAGTGTTAGCAATAATTAATGAGGTTTTGTGGATTTTATAAAAACTAAAAGCATTGCCGTTCAGTTAAAAATGACCATAAGTTTCTTTTTACTGTTAGGTTTTTTATCTATTTCTATTTTTGTTGCTAAGTATTCATCTGAAGTGGCATTAAACAGATCTGTATTAGCGGAGCAAGCGAGAATACAGGTATTGGCTAAAACGGTATCAAGCCAGTTTTATATTTATGTGGATAAAATAAAGTCGTTAGAAGGGGCTTTTGAATTTAGTTATTTAAAAGGTCTGTCGTTCACTAATAAAAAAGTCCGTATGGGCGAATATGATGTGTTTGACTTGCAAATAAACGGGATTTCTTTATTACATGATTTTAGTGTTAGCGATCAATTTCAACGAGACACTGGGATCCAGTCGACGTTATTTGTACGCTCCGGTAAGGATTTTTTAAGGATAAGTACTACCTTAGTCAAAGAAAATGGAGAACGTGCCATTGGCACATTATTGAACCATGACAATATTGCTTATCAAAGTTTACTCGATGGTAAAGAGTCGTATGCAAAGCAGACTTTGTTTAACCATAATTATTTAATATATTACAAACCTGTTTTTTATCAAGGAGAAGTGCGCGCCGTGATCGCATTATTTGTCTCTCTTGATAAAGCCTCTTTAGCCATTTTTGATAACCTCGATCATATTTTATGGGGTAAAACAGGCACCAGTTTTGTTATCAGTAATTCAGGCACTAATTTTGGTGCTTATATTTATCACCCCTCATATACAAAAAAAGAAAATATTCAAAACTATCTAGATATACACGGTGAGGCGCCCTTACTTAAAAGTTTTAAACAGGTACAAGCGCCTCTTTATTTTACTATTACGGAAAAAGGTAAAAAAGTGCAAAAGTATTTAGTGTATGCAGATGTACCGGGCTGGAATTGGCGTTTATTTGCCGGTGGCTCAGTACAAGAGCTCACTAAACAAAGTCGAGATTTATTGCTTTCTATCGCATTAATATCTTTATTGTCGGCTTTGGTGACCTTATTTATACTCAATATTTATATCGAACGTATCACCCAACAGTTAACTAAGATAAGTAAGTATATGGTGCAACTCGGACGTGGAGAGACGCGAATGACTGTTGAGAAAACACCTTTGCAATCAAAAAATGAGATGCATCAACTTATAAAAGGGGTCTCTGTTGTAGCTCTGCAGTTAAATGAGTTAGTCGGTAAGATGCGAGGCGATAAATAAACATAAAAACAAGGCGTTTTTATGTTTATTTAAATAATAATAGAGGATATGACGTTATGTTTTACGATTTGCAGCTAAATGCGCAAGACTAACCAATGCCTCTTTGTATTGGTTGTTAGGCAAGATAGCAATCGCTTCGATGGCTTTATCTGCTTCTTCTTGGGCACGCGCTTGTGCGTATTCAAGTGCATTTGTAGATGCCAATGTTTCCATTATAAGGTCGAAGTGTTGCATGCCATTGGCTTTTTCAATCGCATCTTTAATCAATGCCTTTTGTTTTTCGGTGCCGTTTTTCATGGCATAAATCAGGGGTAGAGTAGGTTTTCCTTCCGCTAGGTCGTCGCCACTGTTTTTTCCCATCTCTTGCGCGTTAGAGGTATAATCCATCACGTCATCGGTGAGCTGGAAAGCGGTGCCTAAGTATTTTCCGTAATTAAGTAAGGCCAATTCTATTTCGGGAGTCTGCTCTGCTAATACGCCGACAAGCTGCGTTGCAGCTTCAAAGAGTTTGGCTGTTTTATAATAGATAATATCCATGTACAGTTTTTCACTGATATTGGCATCATTACAGTTCATTAATTGAAGAACTTCACCTTCGGCAATAATGTTTGTGGCGCGGGATAAAACATCCATCACTTTTAAATTTTGTAATTCACTCATCATTTGGAAAGAGCGTGTATACAAAAAATCCCCTACGAGCACACTGGCGGCATTACCAAATAAGGCATTGGCCGTTTTTTTTCCACGTCGTAAATCGGATTCATCAACAACATCATCATGTAATAATGTTGCGGTATGCACAAATTCAATGATGGCTGCAAGTTTGGTTATTTTCTCGCTGTGCACGTTAAGTGCTTTTGCTGCCAATATGGTGATCAACGGGCGAATTCTTTTGCCTCCGCTATTGACGATATAAAATCCAAGTTGCTTAATAAGTGCGACATCTGATGTTAATTGCTTACTTATCAATGCATTAACTTTAGCCATCTCTGTATTTGAGATTTGTTGGATGTGTTTTATATCCATAGACATTAAAAATTCCCATTTTCATACTATTAAAGATTGTTATTATTGCGTGTTATTTGCTTTTTCTCAACTACAGATGGAATATGTTTTAACAATATTAGATAGCGGTAGCCTTAGTGAACCCCTTATTTTTCATGTTTAATCAACATTAGCCCCCCCTTTTTTTTAAAAACTAACCCCTATTTTTTTATGTTTCATATAATTAGTATATTTTTCTTTAAATGCATTGCCAAAGGCATGACTTTGCCGTAGAATCCGCCACCATTGAGATTAATAAGTGCGCTCTCGTAGCTGATTTAAAAAACAAATAGCACGAGATGCCTGAACGGAGTAATAAACATGTACGCTGTTATCCAAAGTGGTGGCAAGCAACACCGTGTTGCTGTTGAACAAACTCTTCGTTTGGAAAAACTAGATGTAGAAGCAGGAGCAATAGTTGAATTTGATAAAGTTCTTCTTATTGCAAGCGCTGAAGACATCAAAGTTGGTGTTCCATACGTTGAAGGAAGTAAAGTAACTGCTGAAGTAGTTGCACACGGTCGTGGTAAAAAAGTTAAAATAGTTAAGTTCCGTCGTCGTAAGCATTCACGAACTCAAGCGGGTCACCGCCAATGGTTTACTGAAGTTAAAATTATTGCGATTAACGCTTAATTAGGAGTTATTAAAAATGGCACATAAAAAAGCTGGTGGTAGTACTAATAACGGTCGCGATTCAGAAAGTAAACGCTTAGGTGTTAAACGTTTTGGTGGCGAATCAGTACTAGCTGGTAACATTCT
The sequence above is a segment of the Psychromonas sp. CNPT3 genome. Coding sequences within it:
- the hflK gene encoding FtsH protease activity modulator HflK, translating into MAWNEPGKDDKDPWNNSGKKKDQGPPDLDVIFQKLSDTIGSLFGKKPNSNKNGKSNHSKLAVMVIISVLAIIWFFSGWYTIKESDRGVVLRFGAYNGQVEPGLHWHPKFIDKIIPINVKAFRTMPTSGFMLTEDENVVKVSMEVQYRIIAPEKYLFSVTNADNSLLQALDSSLRFVVGHSTMDDVLTTGREVVRQEAWEMLDKIIEPYNLGIEVVDVNLQQTRPPEEVKAAFDDAISAQEDEERFVREAEAYQRAKEPLARGQVKRIEQQAQAYTEGVVLKAQGEVARFNKLLPAYQSAPEITRQRIYIETMETVLSNTSKVLIDNKSGSNMTFLPLDKLMNHSGSVRKSSKSPISDLDARVLKEAQDVALDRASVSDRLSRSTRTTGRSY
- the hflC gene encoding protease modulator HflC, with the translated sequence MNKILILIVALLLGLFSSTFIVNEGENGIVLQFSKVKRDSDGKPVVYPPGLHFKVPFIDTVRVMDARIQTLDDQPDRFVTSEKKDLIIDSYVKWKIDDLSVYYLATGGNKMQAEALLKRKINNGLRSEIGSHSIKDIVSGKRGQLMETALKRMARSSELGIKVVDVRIKKINLPDEVSISIYKRMRAEREAVAKEHRSQGQEKSEVIRANIDRKVSIMLAKANKKALEVRGVGDATASKIYSDSYSQDPKFFAFLRSMSAYEKSFSDKNDVMILSPDSEFFKFMKTKG
- a CDS encoding adenylosuccinate synthase; protein product: MGKNVVILGTQWGDEGKGKVVDLLTDKAQWVVRYQGGHNAGHTLVIDGQKTVLHLIPSGILRENVKCVIGNGVVLAPDALFNEMNMLAERGVPAKDRLFISEGCPLILPYHAALDMAREKARGSKAIGTTGRGIGPAYEDKVARRGLRIDDLFNMDTFAVKLKEVMEYHNFQLENYYHVEPISYTDVLAQMTEMAPLLISMVIDVTDELDKARRRGDNILFEGAQGTLLDIDHGTYPYVTSSNTTAGGVATGSGFGPTHLNYVLGIVKAYTTRVGAGPFPTELYDGVDKLDEVGKHLGTVGHEFGATTGRLRRTGWFDAVAIKRAVQLNGITGFCLTKLDVLDGLKEIKICTGYRMPNGKVVDVPPMSAEGYESAVPLYESMPGWDGISFGVTSFDALPENAKAYIKRLEELTGVPMDIISTGPDRHETMIRVNPFS
- a CDS encoding sulfatase-like hydrolase/transferase, whose protein sequence is MSITRRGLLKGMLASGAVAATGLTTGCATSLASTKVGSSFLNNNKKPNLLIIFPDEMRAQALGFMKQDPSHTPNINKFSKQGVILKQAVSNFPLCTPFRGMLMTGQYPYRNGLQGNSHAPTPGKFAGSDFGIELKANALTWSDILKEQDYSLGYIGKWHLDVPKAPFVPSYNNPMEGRYWNDWTPPERRHGFDFWYSYGTHDKHLNPMYWTNETPRDKPLHINQWSPEHEADIAIKYLRNEDGKYRDSNKPFSLVVSMNPPHSPYDQVPQKYLDKYKGQTSESLNTRPNVKWDKDYTPGYGPKYFKEYMAMIHGVDDQFGRIVDELDRLKLTEDTLVVFFSDHGCCMGSNGKPTKNVHYEESMRIPMIFRWPGTLSAGSSDILFSAPDIYPTILGLMGMQDLIPDTVEGTNFANTVKGMQGDKHPTSQFYTFMPYGAQSYGRRGVRTDRYTLVIDRKIGKALSFVLHDNQNDPYQMKNIASDNETLVKKLIEEELMPWLENTGDPWRPTEVVETVLNAYT
- a CDS encoding Cache 3/Cache 2 fusion domain-containing protein, with the translated sequence MDFIKTKSIAVQLKMTISFFLLLGFLSISIFVAKYSSEVALNRSVLAEQARIQVLAKTVSSQFYIYVDKIKSLEGAFEFSYLKGLSFTNKKVRMGEYDVFDLQINGISLLHDFSVSDQFQRDTGIQSTLFVRSGKDFLRISTTLVKENGERAIGTLLNHDNIAYQSLLDGKESYAKQTLFNHNYLIYYKPVFYQGEVRAVIALFVSLDKASLAIFDNLDHILWGKTGTSFVISNSGTNFGAYIYHPSYTKKENIQNYLDIHGEAPLLKSFKQVQAPLYFTITEKGKKVQKYLVYADVPGWNWRLFAGGSVQELTKQSRDLLLSIALISLLSALVTLFILNIYIERITQQLTKISKYMVQLGRGETRMTVEKTPLQSKNEMHQLIKGVSVVALQLNELVGKMRGDK
- the ispB gene encoding octaprenyl diphosphate synthase, with the protein product MDIKHIQQISNTEMAKVNALISKQLTSDVALIKQLGFYIVNSGGKRIRPLITILAAKALNVHSEKITKLAAIIEFVHTATLLHDDVVDESDLRRGKKTANALFGNAASVLVGDFLYTRSFQMMSELQNLKVMDVLSRATNIIAEGEVLQLMNCNDANISEKLYMDIIYYKTAKLFEAATQLVGVLAEQTPEIELALLNYGKYLGTAFQLTDDVMDYTSNAQEMGKNSGDDLAEGKPTLPLIYAMKNGTEKQKALIKDAIEKANGMQHFDLIMETLASTNALEYAQARAQEEADKAIEAIAILPNNQYKEALVSLAHLAANRKT
- the rplU gene encoding 50S ribosomal protein L21, which encodes MYAVIQSGGKQHRVAVEQTLRLEKLDVEAGAIVEFDKVLLIASAEDIKVGVPYVEGSKVTAEVVAHGRGKKVKIVKFRRRKHSRTQAGHRQWFTEVKIIAINA